One Paenibacillus sp. FSL H7-0737 DNA segment encodes these proteins:
- a CDS encoding GNAT family N-acetyltransferase encodes MFNQEKRTITTERLILRPFELSDAKRVSELCNNYNIYKSTLTLPYPYTIECAISWIEAHEENFINNMYYEFAITDKSTNELYGAIGLTNKQSHRNGEVGYWIGEEYWGKGYATEATKAIIAFAFSEKHYHKIFARHFASNPGSGKVMQKCGMVEEGIFMQHIYKENKYDDLIHYGIINSED; translated from the coding sequence ATGTTTAATCAAGAGAAAAGAACAATTACGACCGAAAGATTGATACTGAGACCCTTTGAATTATCTGATGCAAAACGTGTCTCTGAACTCTGTAATAATTATAATATCTACAAAAGTACGTTGACTCTACCTTATCCGTACACTATCGAATGTGCAATATCATGGATTGAAGCTCATGAAGAGAATTTTATCAATAATATGTATTATGAGTTTGCGATTACTGATAAAAGTACAAACGAGCTTTATGGAGCTATAGGACTGACAAATAAGCAATCACACAGAAATGGTGAAGTTGGATATTGGATCGGTGAGGAATATTGGGGTAAAGGATACGCGACTGAAGCAACAAAAGCGATCATTGCGTTTGCTTTTTCAGAAAAGCATTATCATAAAATATTTGCAAGACACTTTGCTTCAAATCCCGGCTCTGGGAAGGTAATGCAAAAATGTGGAATGGTGGAGGAAGGCATATTCATGCAACATATCTATAAAGAAAATAAATATGATGACCTTATTCATTATGGAATTATTAACTCTGAGGATTAA
- a CDS encoding glycoside hydrolase family 13 protein — MDKKWWKESVVYQIYPRSFKDSNGDGIGDLQGIISKLDYLNQLGVDVVWLCPVYQSPNDDNGYDISNYQSIMDDFGTLSDWEELLAGLHSRGMKLIMDLVVNHSSDEHAWFVESRKSQDNPYRDYYIWRPGKDGQPPNDWGSFFSGSAWEYDEKSEEYYLHLFSRKQPDLNWDNPKLRKEIYDMMTWWLDKGIDGFRMDVINLISKVPELPSVSGESNGEQPTYHFGGDYFVNGPRVHEYMQEMNREVLSKYDIMTVGEAVNVTPEEASLYVSEDRNELNMVFHFELMDVDSGPGGKWNVQPWKLADIKSIISKWQVALGGKGWNSLYMNNHDQPRMLSRFGDDKLFPKESGKMLATLLHTLQGTPYIYQGEEIGMTNVQFASIDDYKDIEIVNMYKEYLAAGHSEEKIMNSIYIKGRDNGRTPMQWNSEPQAGFTTGNPWLAVNPNYKDINVEKALADPDSIFHYYKKLIELRKQHEIIVYGNYTILAEENEQVYAYLRTLGEEQLLVVLNFFGEPTTFELPSTVKFQAKELLIANYEVNPEEELNTIQLRPYEARVYKLK; from the coding sequence TTGGATAAAAAATGGTGGAAAGAAAGCGTAGTGTATCAAATTTACCCCCGCAGCTTTAAAGACAGTAACGGGGATGGTATTGGTGATCTGCAAGGGATTATTTCGAAACTTGATTATTTAAACCAGCTTGGTGTCGACGTGGTGTGGCTGTGCCCAGTGTACCAGTCGCCTAATGACGATAACGGTTATGATATCAGTAATTATCAAAGTATCATGGATGATTTCGGAACGCTCTCCGATTGGGAGGAACTGCTTGCTGGTCTTCACAGCCGTGGCATGAAGCTGATTATGGACCTTGTGGTCAACCATTCCTCAGATGAGCATGCTTGGTTCGTAGAGTCCCGCAAATCGCAGGATAATCCTTATCGTGATTATTATATCTGGCGTCCGGGTAAAGACGGACAGCCGCCGAACGACTGGGGCTCCTTCTTCAGTGGATCAGCTTGGGAATACGATGAGAAATCGGAGGAATATTACCTCCATCTATTCTCCCGTAAACAACCCGATCTAAATTGGGACAATCCAAAGCTCCGCAAGGAAATCTACGATATGATGACCTGGTGGCTAGATAAAGGAATTGACGGATTCCGCATGGACGTGATCAACCTGATCTCCAAAGTACCGGAATTGCCTAGCGTTTCTGGGGAAAGTAACGGAGAACAGCCTACGTACCACTTCGGTGGAGACTATTTCGTTAACGGTCCACGCGTACATGAGTATATGCAGGAAATGAACCGTGAGGTGCTATCCAAGTACGATATCATGACAGTGGGCGAAGCTGTTAATGTTACTCCAGAAGAAGCTTCACTGTATGTTTCCGAGGATCGTAACGAGCTGAACATGGTATTCCATTTCGAGCTCATGGACGTCGATTCCGGTCCTGGAGGTAAATGGAATGTACAGCCTTGGAAGCTGGCGGACATTAAGTCCATTATTTCCAAGTGGCAAGTCGCACTCGGCGGTAAGGGTTGGAACAGCTTGTATATGAACAACCATGATCAGCCGCGTATGCTATCCCGCTTTGGTGATGATAAGCTGTTCCCGAAAGAGTCTGGCAAAATGCTAGCAACACTGCTTCATACGCTCCAAGGTACACCTTACATCTATCAAGGTGAAGAAATCGGCATGACAAATGTACAATTTGCTTCCATCGATGACTACAAGGATATTGAAATTGTAAATATGTATAAGGAATACTTGGCTGCCGGACACTCGGAAGAAAAAATCATGAATTCCATTTACATCAAAGGTCGGGACAATGGCCGTACGCCGATGCAATGGAACTCGGAACCGCAGGCAGGCTTCACTACCGGCAATCCGTGGTTGGCTGTGAACCCTAACTACAAAGATATCAACGTAGAGAAGGCACTGGCTGATCCCGATTCTATTTTCCACTACTATAAGAAGCTAATTGAACTGCGTAAGCAGCATGAGATTATCGTATACGGAAACTATACAATCTTGGCCGAGGAGAATGAGCAGGTATACGCTTATCTACGTACTCTTGGAGAAGAACAGCTACTGGTTGTATTGAATTTCTTCGGAGAGCCTACGACTTTCGAACTTCCTTCTACTGTGAAATTCCAAGCGAAGGAATTGCTTATTGCCAACTACGAAGTAAATCCAGAAGAAGAACTAAACACAATTCAGCTTCGTCCTTATGAAGCTCGTGTATATAAGCTTAAATAA
- a CDS encoding cupin domain-containing protein, protein MIVYSFAKEAGKSIDAFGSQQLYMSRILTEAVSPQVGCMHLGVNGLIGWHQAPIPQLFLVVSGEGWVRAGEEAEISVSASSAVYWDKGEWHETRTEKGLTAIVIEAENMGLTMPIVQEILERR, encoded by the coding sequence ATGATAGTATATAGCTTTGCCAAAGAAGCTGGTAAATCTATTGATGCTTTCGGAAGCCAGCAGCTTTATATGTCGAGAATACTGACAGAGGCGGTTTCTCCGCAAGTAGGTTGTATGCACTTGGGCGTGAATGGACTTATTGGCTGGCATCAGGCTCCGATTCCACAGCTGTTTCTGGTTGTTAGCGGAGAAGGCTGGGTCAGAGCAGGGGAAGAAGCGGAAATTTCAGTTAGCGCTAGCTCTGCTGTATATTGGGACAAGGGCGAGTGGCATGAGACACGCACAGAGAAGGGACTAACAGCGATAGTAATCGAAGCGGAGAATATGGGTTTGACGATGCCAATTGTGCAGGAGATTCTTGAGCGGAGGTAA
- a CDS encoding carbohydrate ABC transporter permease: MIKKSTNWPVTILIALGSILILFPLYMTIAIALKNPEEMAQSIFSLPTGLHFENFSNAIKATNFFNALGNSTVITITTVVFILLTNSMVAYAIARNMKRRFFKVLYFYFISAMFIPFQIIMLPVVKVTTDLHMNNIVGIIILYVVYGLAFNVFVYTGYIRSIPYELEEAATVDGASTFGTFWKIIFPLLAPVSATIGILSCLSTWNDFMLPLVLLGDQDSYTLPLVQYVFQGQFSTDFNLAFASYLLALTPMLIVYLFAQKWIISGLTSGSIK; this comes from the coding sequence ATGATCAAAAAATCAACCAACTGGCCTGTAACGATTCTTATCGCCCTAGGCTCAATACTGATCCTGTTTCCGCTGTACATGACCATTGCCATCGCACTCAAGAATCCCGAGGAAATGGCTCAATCAATCTTCTCGCTGCCAACTGGCCTGCATTTTGAGAACTTCTCCAATGCGATTAAAGCAACGAATTTCTTCAATGCATTAGGAAATAGTACCGTGATTACCATTACAACAGTCGTGTTCATATTGCTTACCAACTCCATGGTAGCCTATGCTATTGCACGTAATATGAAGCGAAGATTTTTCAAAGTGCTGTACTTCTATTTTATCAGCGCAATGTTTATCCCTTTCCAGATTATCATGCTGCCTGTGGTCAAAGTGACTACGGATCTGCACATGAACAACATTGTAGGGATTATTATTCTATACGTCGTATATGGTCTGGCTTTTAACGTGTTTGTTTACACCGGTTATATCCGTTCCATTCCGTATGAACTGGAAGAAGCGGCTACTGTAGACGGTGCATCGACCTTCGGAACGTTCTGGAAGATTATTTTTCCACTTCTTGCTCCTGTTAGTGCAACGATCGGTATCCTGTCTTGTCTATCCACTTGGAATGACTTTATGCTACCGCTGGTTCTGCTCGGCGATCAGGATTCCTACACACTTCCGCTGGTACAATATGTATTCCAGGGGCAGTTCAGTACAGATTTTAACTTAGCTTTCGCTTCATATTTGCTCGCATTAACCCCGATGCTCATCGTCTATTTGTTCGCTCAAAAATGGATTATCAGCGGACTTACATCAGGATCCATTAAATAA
- a CDS encoding NAD(+) diphosphatase translates to MKYCLECGTALVMKESDGEGQVPYCNACETFRFPIFSTAISTSVLNRDMNKILLIQQYNRPDYILLAGYVNKGEDAETTLIREVKEEVGIDIVAYEYMRSLYFAPSNTLMLNFIGVADTEDLSQVSAEVDHAEWFTLEEAAIAIKKNSLAETFLLAIIEKLHADQVQVNPVSVGGTM, encoded by the coding sequence TTGAAATATTGTCTAGAGTGTGGAACAGCGTTAGTAATGAAAGAAAGCGATGGGGAAGGGCAGGTACCTTATTGTAATGCATGCGAAACGTTCAGATTCCCTATTTTTAGCACGGCGATCAGTACGTCAGTATTAAATCGGGATATGAATAAGATTCTATTGATTCAGCAGTATAACCGACCAGATTATATATTGCTTGCAGGGTACGTGAATAAAGGTGAAGATGCGGAAACCACACTTATTCGTGAGGTAAAAGAAGAGGTAGGAATTGATATTGTAGCTTATGAATATATGCGCAGCTTGTATTTCGCACCTTCTAATACGCTGATGCTGAATTTTATAGGTGTTGCAGATACGGAGGACTTAAGTCAGGTGAGTGCTGAGGTAGATCATGCAGAATGGTTTACTTTGGAAGAGGCCGCCATTGCTATTAAAAAGAATAGTCTAGCCGAAACCTTCCTATTGGCGATTATTGAAAAATTGCATGCAGATCAGGTACAGGTAAATCCAGTGTCGGTAGGAGGAACAATGTAA
- a CDS encoding ABC transporter substrate-binding protein yields MKKTIKPVVVSVLAMSVLSACGSNAADNSANSGGNASSGEKVKVEFFQNKTEAKATFDKLVAKFNEANPNIVVTQVNPPDAETVLKTRAAKKDIPDVVGIGATDTYKTLSGSGLFEDFTGDPLAENIQPAYLQMLKDLTGSDELNGLPFSSNASGVIYNKAMFAEAGVTVPTTWDEFMAVAQKFKDSGKNAFYLTLKDSWTTLTPFNSLSTIIKGNDFFKERAAGTVTFADSFNEVAEKLLKLTEYGQKDIFGKGYNDGNTAFAKGESAMYLQGVWAIPEIVKANPSIELGVFPFPATNDAADNKVISGVDTLLTISKNTKHKEEAKKFVDFLLQPENVSLYINEQKAFPAVKGVTQDDPTMDGFKEAFSAGNLADFADHYIPSAMKVDTINQSFLQKKDIKAYLEQLDKEWDKVANRK; encoded by the coding sequence ATGAAAAAAACAATCAAACCCGTAGTGGTTAGCGTACTGGCTATGTCCGTACTTAGTGCCTGTGGTAGCAATGCGGCTGACAACAGCGCAAATAGTGGTGGAAATGCCTCCTCCGGTGAAAAGGTAAAAGTCGAGTTTTTCCAAAATAAAACCGAAGCCAAAGCCACCTTCGACAAGCTGGTTGCGAAATTCAATGAAGCCAATCCAAATATTGTTGTCACACAGGTTAACCCGCCAGATGCTGAAACGGTATTGAAAACTCGTGCAGCGAAGAAAGATATTCCTGACGTGGTAGGGATCGGAGCAACTGACACCTACAAGACGTTATCTGGCAGCGGTCTTTTTGAAGATTTCACAGGCGATCCACTCGCTGAGAATATCCAGCCAGCATATCTTCAAATGCTGAAAGACCTGACGGGTTCGGACGAACTGAATGGTCTTCCATTCTCTTCAAACGCAAGTGGTGTCATTTACAATAAAGCGATGTTCGCTGAAGCCGGTGTTACTGTTCCAACTACTTGGGATGAGTTCATGGCTGTCGCTCAAAAGTTCAAGGACAGCGGTAAAAATGCTTTTTACCTGACACTTAAGGATTCATGGACAACACTTACGCCGTTCAACTCCCTCTCCACGATCATTAAAGGGAATGATTTCTTCAAGGAGCGTGCGGCAGGCACTGTAACCTTCGCAGACAGCTTTAACGAGGTTGCTGAAAAGCTGCTTAAGCTGACGGAATACGGACAAAAAGATATTTTTGGTAAAGGTTACAATGACGGAAACACAGCATTCGCTAAAGGTGAATCCGCAATGTACCTGCAAGGCGTATGGGCGATCCCAGAAATCGTGAAAGCCAATCCATCCATTGAACTTGGCGTATTCCCATTCCCAGCAACAAATGATGCTGCCGATAACAAAGTCATTTCTGGCGTAGATACGTTGCTGACGATTTCCAAGAACACTAAACATAAAGAAGAAGCAAAGAAATTCGTAGACTTCCTGCTTCAACCTGAGAATGTTAGCCTATACATCAATGAGCAAAAAGCATTCCCAGCTGTAAAAGGTGTAACACAAGATGATCCAACGATGGATGGCTTCAAAGAAGCGTTTAGCGCTGGCAACTTGGCTGACTTTGCTGACCACTACATTCCAAGTGCGATGAAAGTGGATACCATCAACCAATCCTTCTTGCAAAAGAAAGACATTAAAGCTTACCTAGAACAGCTTGATAAGGAATGGGATAAAGTAGCTAACCGGAAATAA
- a CDS encoding carbohydrate ABC transporter permease codes for MAKRRVAFYLMTIPALLLFFAFHTFPAIQGIYYSFTNWDGFSDSFDYVGFKNFINIFQDENVLNSYVFTFKYAILTTILINIISLLIALGLNAKIKAKNFFRGVYFLPNILSVLIVGFIFNYLFANVFPIWGAKIGSEFLSQNILGNSDWAWIGIVIVAVWQGIAYNTILYLAGLQTIPHDLYEASNLDGASRWREFWSITFPMLASFFTINMVLAMKGGLMVFDQIVALTGGGPGRSTQSIAHLIYTGGFQGGEFAYQSANAVIYFIVIVVISALQLKFLQKREMDL; via the coding sequence ATGGCCAAACGCCGAGTCGCCTTTTATCTGATGACTATACCGGCATTACTTCTTTTCTTTGCCTTCCATACCTTTCCTGCAATCCAGGGTATATATTATTCGTTCACGAACTGGGACGGCTTTAGTGACAGCTTTGATTACGTAGGATTTAAGAACTTCATTAACATTTTTCAAGATGAAAATGTGTTGAATTCATATGTGTTCACTTTTAAATATGCCATTCTAACCACTATTCTTATCAATATCATCAGCTTGTTGATTGCGCTTGGACTTAACGCCAAAATTAAAGCTAAAAACTTTTTCCGTGGCGTATATTTCTTGCCGAATATCCTCAGCGTATTGATTGTTGGTTTTATTTTTAACTACTTGTTCGCTAATGTATTCCCTATTTGGGGTGCGAAAATCGGCAGCGAATTCCTATCACAGAACATTCTCGGTAACTCCGACTGGGCTTGGATCGGTATCGTCATTGTAGCCGTTTGGCAGGGGATTGCTTATAACACGATTCTCTATCTGGCGGGTCTTCAAACCATTCCTCATGATCTTTACGAAGCTTCCAATCTGGACGGCGCTAGTCGCTGGAGAGAATTCTGGAGCATTACGTTTCCAATGCTTGCTTCCTTCTTCACCATCAATATGGTGCTCGCGATGAAGGGCGGTCTAATGGTATTCGACCAAATCGTTGCCTTGACAGGCGGGGGTCCAGGTCGTTCAACGCAATCCATTGCCCACTTAATCTACACAGGCGGCTTCCAAGGCGGAGAATTTGCCTATCAATCGGCGAACGCCGTGATTTATTTTATCGTGATTGTCGTTATCTCCGCCCTTCAGCTTAAATTTCTGCAGAAACGGGAGATGGACTTATGA
- a CDS encoding amidase family protein, with product MKIKIQEWIIEADIAKLQAAMEAGVVSSEDLVAAYLERIHKYDIDINAILEINPEAKDIARALDIERREQGSRGSLHGIPILLKDNIDTADKMHTSAGSIALAGSFAAKDSFVAAKLRSAGAVLLGKANMSEWSNFMSSSMPAGYSSRGGLVLNPYGPGSVFVSGSSSGPAAAIAANLAAASIGTETAGSIVGPACQHALVGIKPTVGLVSRTGVIPISVSQDTPGPIAKTVMDAAIILGALTGVDDKDEATLSSEKHAFTDYTPFLDKSFIRQARIGVPRHYYNHLDAERLSIMEAAIQTLKNEGATIIDPVTLYVEQQNWNNDVICYEFKKGLNAYLSGVDDSVPIHSLQELIAYNELHAEIALQYGQDTLTRSEEVTLTEEEYQQKKQEYRKLALEQGIDYVLEQYSLDALLLPGDVDGMYIAARLGYPLITVPAGYVEQGIIDADGDPTRGPFGVVFSGKAYSEPTLLSIAYGFEQATQHRVPPQLE from the coding sequence ATGAAGATCAAAATTCAGGAATGGATAATAGAAGCGGATATTGCAAAGCTGCAAGCGGCTATGGAAGCAGGCGTAGTCAGCTCAGAAGATTTGGTAGCAGCCTATTTGGAACGGATTCATAAGTACGATATAGACATAAACGCAATCTTAGAAATCAATCCAGAGGCTAAAGACATCGCTAGAGCACTGGATATTGAACGTAGGGAACAAGGAAGTCGGGGAAGTCTACACGGTATTCCTATATTGTTGAAGGATAATATAGATACCGCGGATAAAATGCATACGAGTGCTGGGTCAATAGCTTTAGCAGGATCATTCGCGGCAAAAGATTCCTTCGTAGCTGCGAAACTTCGGTCGGCAGGAGCTGTTTTGCTTGGAAAGGCGAATATGTCGGAGTGGTCTAACTTCATGTCTAGTTCAATGCCAGCTGGGTATAGTTCCCGGGGAGGGCTAGTGCTGAATCCTTATGGACCTGGGAGCGTATTTGTCAGCGGATCTAGTTCTGGACCTGCAGCAGCTATTGCGGCGAATTTGGCAGCAGCATCGATCGGAACGGAAACCGCGGGATCAATTGTTGGGCCAGCCTGTCAGCATGCTCTCGTCGGGATCAAACCAACGGTCGGATTAGTCAGTCGTACTGGAGTGATTCCTATTTCAGTTAGCCAAGACACTCCTGGACCTATTGCTAAAACGGTTATGGATGCGGCGATTATTTTGGGGGCATTAACGGGAGTGGATGACAAGGATGAAGCAACATTATCGAGCGAGAAGCATGCTTTTACGGACTATACTCCATTTCTAGATAAAAGCTTTATACGGCAAGCAAGAATAGGTGTCCCACGGCATTATTATAACCATTTAGATGCAGAGCGACTTTCAATTATGGAAGCAGCTATCCAGACTTTGAAGAATGAAGGGGCTACGATTATAGATCCGGTTACGCTTTACGTTGAACAACAAAACTGGAATAATGATGTAATCTGTTATGAATTTAAAAAGGGGCTCAACGCGTATTTATCTGGGGTAGATGATTCCGTTCCGATTCACTCTTTGCAAGAACTGATAGCGTATAATGAGCTCCATGCTGAAATCGCATTACAATATGGGCAAGACACATTAACTAGGTCAGAGGAAGTAACTTTAACAGAAGAAGAATATCAGCAAAAGAAACAAGAATACAGAAAGCTAGCGCTCGAGCAAGGAATAGATTACGTGTTGGAACAATATAGTTTGGATGCGCTATTACTGCCAGGTGATGTAGATGGTATGTATATTGCGGCACGCTTAGGGTATCCGTTAATTACCGTTCCGGCAGGGTATGTAGAACAGGGCATTATTGATGCTGATGGTGATCCTACTCGGGGTCCCTTTGGTGTAGTTTTTTCCGGAAAAGCCTATAGTGAGCCTACGCTCCTATCCATAGCCTATGGGTTTGAACAAGCTACGCAGCATCGTGTTCCACCGCAACTGGAATAG